In Chiloscyllium plagiosum isolate BGI_BamShark_2017 chromosome 18, ASM401019v2, whole genome shotgun sequence, a single genomic region encodes these proteins:
- the LOC122559204 gene encoding protein ATP6V1FNB has protein sequence MKHLFDTRTQKCWTELIEKEAYTRIAWKDKYGVKYSRVPPVIPNKKSEVPKQTARNYSLPAIQIPRQQEERKKQVQKTPSKPEEFPEMRPVTPQIQALLYDGFSKEQKGRYLYLEKRKAKHPEEKFQYPILSSWEYGWRQGDVIEELQLPVHGRLRTVDNTFYSRNGVFYKPSATDALAKLN, from the exons ATGAAACATTTGTTTGACACTCGCACACAGAAGTGCTGGACAGAACTTATAGAGAAAGAAGCCTACACCCGAATAGCCTGGAAAGACAAATATGGGGTCAAATATTCCAGGGTTCCACCTGTCATTCCCAACAAGAAGAGTGAAGTTCCCAAACAAACTGCCAGGAATTATAGTCTTCCAGCGATTCAAATTCCAAGACagcaagaagaaagaaagaagcaaGTTCAGAAAACACCTTCAAAACCTGAGGAGTTTCCGGAGATGCGGCCTGTAACTCCTCAAATTCAAGCTTTATTATATGATGGCTTTTCGAAAGAACAGAAAGGCAGGTATCTGTATCTGGAAAAGAGGAAGGCAAAACACCCTGAGGAAAAATTCCAGTATCCTATTCTATCCTCCTGGGAGTACGGTTGGAGACAGG GTGATGTCATCGAGGAACTCCAGTTACCAGTTCATGGTCGATTGAGGACTGTAGATAATACTTTCTATTCAAGAAATGGTGTCTTCTACAAGCCATCTGCAACAGATGCTCTTGCTAAGCTAAACTGA